One genomic segment of Gadus chalcogrammus isolate NIFS_2021 chromosome 3, NIFS_Gcha_1.0, whole genome shotgun sequence includes these proteins:
- the LOC130379733 gene encoding myeloid-associated differentiation marker homolog codes for MAVLVLEARDCTSPVFLVRTLALLCGCVTFSLVGSLAPEHLRETERRHNTFWIACMFTWCFFFTLTLLIHVLNVIQFHSLLPVSWKNLTVTVAALGALMTLSASVLLPWRVLHHRPTSARPLAAAVAACLTVLAYCGEVWAIRGQPQEQRGYMASLPGVLKIVQCWGGFQMIPLFLETMTATQARDLSAGGGVHVWQLWVSVGLYNVCLLMSLASVAVILCDCAGRFCPFPLDRLLAGFSLLGVLFYMVATVICVTNVLQDVEDRSGLLIMETVIVSITLMAYTVDFSFSIKQLCERGHG; via the coding sequence ATGGCCGTGCTGGTCCTGGAGGCCCGCGACTGCACCAGCCCCGTGTTCCTCGTGCGAACGTTGGCCCTTCTCTGCGGCTGCGTCACCTTCAGCCTGGTGGGCTCCCTGGCGCCCGAGCACCTCCGCGAAACCGAGCGCCGCCACAACACCTTCTGGATCGCCTGCATGTTCACCTGGTGCTTCTTCTTCACGCTCACCCTCCTCATCCACGTCCTCAACGTCATCCAGTTCCACAGCCTGCTGCCCGTGTCCTGGAAGAACCTGACGGTGACCGTGGCGGCCCTGGGAGCCCTCATGACGCTGAGCGCCTCCGTGCTGCTCCCCTGGAGGGTCCTCCACCACCGGCCCACCTCGGCCCGGCCGCTGGCCGCCGCCGTGGCCGCCTGCCTCACCGTGCTGGCCTACTGCGGCGAGGTGTGGGCGATCCGCGGGCAGCcccaggagcagaggggataCATGGCCAGCTTACCGGGCGTCCTCAAGATCGTCCAGTGTTGGGGAGGCTTTCAGATGATCCCCCTGTTCCTGGAGACGATGACGGCCACGCAGGCCAGGGATCTGAGCGCCGGAGGAGGGGTACACGTCTGGCAGCTGTGGGTGTCGGTGGGGTTGTACAACGTGTGTCTGCTGATGTCCTTGGCCTCCGTCGCGGTGATACTGTGCGACTGCGCCGGGAGGTTCTGTCCGTTTCCGTTGGATCGACTTTTGGCCGGGTTCAGCCTGCTGGGGGTGTTGTTCTATATGGTCGCCACGGTGATCTGCGTTACCAACGTGCTGCAGGATGTGGAAGACCGATCAGGGCTGCTGATCATGGAGACCGTCATTGTTAGTATTACACTGATGGCGTACACAGTGGACTTTTCCTTTTCCATCAAGCAGTTGTGTGAAAGGGGCCATGGCTGA